The nucleotide sequence CCAGGAAAGTGTCTACGATGCCTGCTTGCAGCTCCGAGTCACTGAGGTGTTTCTTCTCCCGCCCCTGCTCGCCTTTGGTCCTTGTCCAGGAGGGGGATCGCAGGCACCCGGCCcgaggaagtgggggagggtgCAGCCCTGTGAGGAGACAGACATGCTAAGCAGGCACCTCCCGCGCCCCTGCCAGCCCTTTCAGTGTTACAGGCAGGTGCTGGCCTGGGCTGGGCTTGCTCCACAACAGCCGCCGAACGGGCAGCAGCAACAGAAACTCCCCCCCGCGCTCGTCTCCGCCCCGCTCCTGAGGGACCAGCTCTAGGCAGCATTCAGGCCCTGAACCCCAGGATCACTGGTGAGCCTGCTAAGGACCCGCCGCAGCTAGTGGGCTGGGACCCTACAGCCACAGGGACGTGGAGTGAGACCCTCAGCTCCTTCCACAGCCAGGAGCCCAAAGCGCTAATCACCTTTGCTTACAATCAGCTGGGCCCCTAGCAATGGAGAGGGCAGAGGCCTGTATCTTATTGCCAGAGCCATTCAGTGCCTTCCTCCAGAGCCATTCAGTGCCTTCCTCCACGTGTTTTAATTCCTTTGGGTCAGATTCCTGAGCAAGCTAATTTGCAGTCAAGTCAGGGGCAAGAGGGTTTGGGATTTGCGctgggcctgcttttcagaagtgGAGGTGCTCTGAATCATGTGTCCCCAATTTCTATGGTGTTCAGCCCCATTGTACAGGGGTATGGCACATAGCCTCCTGTAAGCTATGCAAGaactttggggaaactgaggcagagaaagagtCTGTGTCTTGCCTAAGGTTACACCAGAAAccttccagtcctgtgccctgccccacctgcctggGTGAGTGATGGGGCAGATGCACTGGCTAGTTGCAGGTCCTGCTGTGGTAACTGCATGTGCAAATCACACCTGCCACTTTGCATGTGCACTCAAGGCCACAGACGTGCTGTTCATGTTCCCCTTGCCTTTGCATTAAGGGACTCGGCGCAGATTCAGAGAGGATTTATTACCATGTGTCTACGTGGGCAAACTGCAGGTAAACCCTGCACTAGCTCTTTGTGCCCATCTGGGGTGGGCACCTGGTCTGGCAGGTGCTGACTCATCTTCCTTTCGGGGCGTGGTAGCGTGAATTTAGTGGCATTTGACGAGCATTTTACACACGCCCCTGGTGCCCATGCCATGAGTGCGTGACCACACGCTGTGTCGCAGGAACCAAGCTGCAGCTCCCCTTCGGCTTCAGCCATCTCCCTAGTGAGAGTGCAGGGGAGTTCTGCTAATTGATTCAGGTCATGTGTTCCCGCTGAAGATGCTAAAGGAGCTGATTTACATATTCATTAAATCTGTTTCACCGGGCCGCAGCTGCTGTTTCTGCATGTGCCGAGACACAGACTGGCGGAGCAGGAGCCCCAGGCtgatggggtgctggggggacagaATAGGTGGGAGCCCCCCAAATGCCCAGGGCTGCCCGTGTTCTCAGACAGTGGATCCATGTTAGTGCCTGCGCAATAGATCACTTCCTTCCCGAGCAAGTGGGGAAATGCCAAGTCCCTCACCCCAGAGTACCAGCCTCCCCTTtgcacagcagctgggactgACCAGCTCAGATCCcctgtgctctgccctgccctccaTCCCAGCACTGCAAAGCTGCTTTGGGGCCATCCCCTCAGACAAAGGGCTGCGGCTGAACTGAAACCCAAGTGCCTCTCCCTTGTGCCCCAAACAGGGAAGCAGCCCTGCAGTGAGACTGTGTGGGACTGCAccccacctgctgcaggcagagcagcaaGCTAGGGTGTGGCAGGCCCCAATGTGCAACCTCCAATCCACTGGTGTAGGTGAGCATGTGCGCCCCTCACTGCCCCACGCTCACCGatcccctgacacacacactcctgcccaGGCCCTCGCACCCAGAACTATGGCAGCCCCACGCCCCGGCCCATGTGCCCTTGGTTGCTGCaggggctggcccaagccctcGGACAGTTACATGATGGAAGGGAAGAGCCTCCCATGGAGCAGTGATGCCCCGTGGAGACGCCCCTGTCAAGCAGTATTGATTTGCTCAAGATGCATGGCAGAGCTGGTGCAATTTAATGAGGCCCCCTGCTGCACTCTGTCACAGGCTGTGGCCCACACTGGGTGGGGTTTGTCTGCAAAGGCCTGGCTCCAAACCCCCTCCTGGCGgccccggggctcaggctgcgCTGGAGGAACAGACGAGGCTGGCCCTGCCTCTGCTCCTGGGCCTCGCTGCTGCCTTCCCCAGCGAGGCCAGCCGCACTGCAGGCAGCTCAGGGGACGCACGGACCACAGGAAGGATGTGCTGATCCCGTGCTGCCTGCGGCTAGGGGAAGCAGCGAGGGGGCCACACCCTAgctggggcaggcctgggtcgTTAATAGTGTCCCGTGTTGTGTTTAGACATTGAGCTCACCGGGTGCTGCCtcgacaccccccccacccccccagctgggaGAGACAGGGACCCAGGTGAGTGGAGTTGTCCCAGTGTGTGGGGGGCAGGCCAGGCTGCCCGCCCCCGGGCTGGGCACACTCACCGGCAGGGGACTCGCTGGCGACGTTCTCGTCGTCGGAGTCGGCGAAGACCTCGGCGAGCTCCTGGTCCGACATGTCCGTCAGCTCGGTCAGATCCAGCAGGTCGAAGTGCACCTCCAAGGAGGACACGCTGCTCAGGGGCTCTGGGGAGCAAAGGTGACAGCTCAGGGATTTGGGGCCAGAGTAATGGCCCTGCTTCCCTCTCCTTCTGCATGGCAGATCCTGCACTCTCACCATGTATCCACAACTGGGGAATCTCCCCCTGGAGTCTGCCTGGGGGAATGAGCCCCTGGAACCAAGACAACCTCTCCCTGGCTTGGAGCCCTGGAGCTTGGAGCCCTGGGCGGGAGGCAagcccagggctggaagggattcAGTCCTGGGGGACAGGCCCCTGGCTGtgctgggctgggaccagggcagggggaggaaggagccCTGGGGGCAGGCCAGGCCCAGGGACAAAGGAGCCCCGGGGCaggctcctggctgggctgggccccaTGGCAGGCCCTAGGGAAGGCCTGGCCAGCTGCACAGCTgtgagcgggggggggcgggatgcTGCCTTGTACTCACGTCTCCGTTCAGCAACCTGCAGCAGGCCCGAGCTGGGGATGGGGACCCCGCCTTGCTCCtcggcaggggggctgggaggctccTCCACCGGCCCATGTGCCGGGATGCCGGCGGCTCGCTCCAGCGTTTGGGGCTCTTTAATCCGTTCTATAATCACAAAGCGCTGCCGATGTTAGATACCGAGAGACCGAGCCCTGGGCtctgcaccctctgcccccctccccacccgtgCAGGGACGAggcctcctctgcccccaaacaGCCCCCGCCAGCAGGCAGGCACTGTGTGCCTTACTACATGGCTGCTCCAGCACGCTCCTGCCTCTGGGACTTCCACCAGcaaggtgggggatggggagagagacccCTGCACTGGCATCTCCAGCCCCCCTTCCCGGGACAGCTGGGTGCCTGGCAGGGCAAGGGCCGGCGGGATGGAGCCTCTCCCCATTGGGACACTGGCTCCGCTCCAGCCTGTGCCGCGAGTGGCCCGAAGCCAGGAGATGGCTTTGGGGATCTCCCAGCCTTGGCTAGGCCCCTGCAGCGAACGGGCCATGGAGGCTGAGCTGCCCAGTCCCCCCAGGTGGGTGGTAGGCACACTCGCAgggctctctctgctgctgcctgcaccACTCCGGCTCTGGGGACACGGGGCTTTGCTCTagtcccttcccacagccccacgCCTGCTTGCTCAGGGGCTCGGAGGGGCACTTCCGCCCTGCCACAGACAGGCCTCTTCCCTTGCTCTCAGCCTCTTCCCTGAGTCACATGTGgctaccagctgcctctgcccctcACATGCTCTGCCCCTGCCAGTTCCGGTGGCTCTGGGGCACTCATCTGGCGCAGTTTCCCAAGCCGAGGAAGGCCATTTTGAAATGACAGGAccaggggggcggtcagggaggcTCTGGTCTCTGCCCTCATCTCCACACCAGAGAGGAGGGACACGTACACGGAGCAGTTCAGAGAGCGCAAGCCACTGCGCTCAGCTCCGCAGCCACTGGGGGAGACGAGGGAACAGCCTGCGCGGGGGGAATGGGAGGAAAGGGCAGTTCCAGACACTGCACTGGTGAGAACCCTGCCCTGGCtgcgggagggggcagatggACCTGTACCAGCAGCTCCACACGCCCTGCCCTGCACAGGGACCCTTTGTGTCAGTCTAAACAAAAGCCTGTTCTGGGGAGGCCTGGAAGGCCGAGATAAGAGGCGGTTGGTCTTAGGGGGAGCAAGATCCAAGGGGTGACAGtgctgagccagaccctgcaCTGACGGCTGGCCTgagtgctggggctggagctttCCCAAGGCAAACTTGTGGGGCAGGATGCATCAGTGCTGCCGGGAAGCCACAGCAAGGAGGCGTGACTTGGCCTGCCACCACCAGCTCATCTCCTCAGAGCAGGGAGCCCTGAGCGAGATCAAAAGGGCCCGCCGGGCCAGAGGTATCCCCCTGGAGCCCAGGGAAAGGTGAACAGCAGCACGCTGTGGACTGCTCTTGTGAGGGGACAGGAGCCACGCTGGGCACGGGCACACGGACGGGGGGCGGCGTGCACAGGGACAGGGCCTGCACTGTGCTGGGCAAGCAAGGAAGTGGCGGGGAGCGGTCACGGCTTTTCACGGTGCCTTGTGAATAGGGCCAGCAGGGGGCTCGGGCCTTTGTGCGTCctggggctggagagagggacCAGGAGGGAGCTGCTGTTTAGGGGTTTGAAGGGGCTTTTCCCCTGTCTGAGCTGGGCGCCCCGGGGCACTGGAGCAGCGCACCAGGGAAGGCTGGGTAACGGGAGGGAAGGATTTGTAATCAGGCTCTGTTTGTTAAGTCCTGTTTGATTTCACTGCTGGAGAAACCCCTGGGAGAAAAGCTGTTACTGGGAAAGATTCCGCCCCGCCCCAGTGAGGCCTGGGGGACTGACAGGCCACATCCCTGAGACCTGCGGCACGTGCTGGCAAACCCCAGGGGCACCAGAGACCTAGGTATCCTCGTGACAGCAGTGCTAGGGTCATTATCGGAGTCGGGCACCAGTGTGCTGGGCATCCCTGAGGCCACAGTATTGTTAACAAGCAGGGCACACTCCAGGTCAGGCCTCGTCTGGACATCCCACAGAAGGAAACAGGCCCACAAGCCCATTTTCACTGCAAGGCAGGAGAGCAGCTCACTGAGCTGGCACCAGGTGACACTGGGTTGGGGCCAGGAGTTGCAGCCATCTTTCTGGAGCAGACCCAAGACCCCAGCCCTCAGGGCTGGAACCACAGCAAGTAGGAGCTGCTTGCTCGTCTGAGCAGCTGTTCTGCATGTCATTCTGCTCCGGGTGCAGAACGTCCTTACCAGGGTCAGGCAAGGAAAAGGAAGCACAGGACTTTAGCTGCTCAGGATGGTGCCTGGCCATGCAGGTTTCAAAAGCATGCACTGGGGGTGGTTTGGCCTGAAGGGAAACGTGCTGGAGCCAAGCTAGCCAGCAAGCCTGATGCAAGGGAGCTCATTCATGCGTGTGCTGCAGCCGGACGGCTGCACTAGAGCTGCCCATGCACCCAAAGGCCATGCGCTGGGCCACCCTGAACAGACACTGTACGCATGCAAACAGCTTGTGGACACCCCGGCTACATTCACTGTCACCAGACAAGGCCTGACTGCTCCCACTGCCTGTGCGCGGGACTTCGCTGATTAGATGGGTGGCCAGTAGCCATCCGGGTGCAGGAAGCCTGTTCTTGCCCCAGGTCTCCGTTAGCTGCCACTCCATACGGGAGGCTGCATATCTACACCAGCTAAATATATCTGAGAGGAGGCTTGCAGGTTCCTGCTGTAGGGATGGGGTCTCCCCCCACCAAGGGGAAAGATCCTGGGTCTCCCCTTTAGGAAACATCAGACAAAGGGGGAGCCTTGAAAATCAATTCTAAACCAGTAGAGCAGGCGAAAGAGGGTCACTGGGGCCCGGGCCGGGAGCAGACCAGTGGGAAGGCAGAGCTAGGCAGTCAGGCTCAGGGCAGTTCTGTGTCCCGTGACCCCATTTCTTCCCATGTCCACTGGGAACTCTCCTGGCTGTCAGCACGTGGacgcttcggggggggggggggcagtgtcgCACAGGACGGAGGGATGGAGGTGAGATTAGAAAGAAGGGCTTATTGCTGCAGCTCCTGAGATCAAGGCCCCACTCTGCTGTCCATCTCCTGCCCAGCTGGCCTCACAATGGGGGTTCATGGGCAAGGGGGGCTCCACACTGATTTCCAGTGGGAATATATTAGCCAGACCAATGGAGGGGAACTGAAATCCTTCCCATCCTGACTGAATccagcagggtgaccagatgtcctaattttatagggcagtcctgatatttggggctttttcatatatatatataagcatctattaccccccaccccatcccgatttttcacacttgctgtctggtcaccctagaatcCAGGCAggagaactggggggagggatggtgtTTTGCCACAGAGTGACCAGATGATTAACATTTCCCTTagcaatgtgggggggggggagccctcGATCCACCCTAATCTGGACAAGGGCTGTAGGAGcctgtgtgggtggggagggcagcATGCTCCTGAGCTGCTGGTGATGAAAGGGCCCAGTGCACCTGGGGGATGGCTGGCACACATGGGCACAACGTGCTACATGCCCCATTTCAGACCACCTGGGGCTGGGATTCGGCCCAGGAGACTTGGTGCGTGGAAGGGGGATCCACTGCCCCTGGGGTGGAGTTCAGAGCACGTTCCCCTGCTGAGAAGGAGACATGTGCCCTGGAGAGCAGGGGCCTGCTGCGCTAGCTGTAAGGTGCCCTAGGCTGGCGGGGTTCCGGAGCTCAGTATACCAGTGCCTGGACGCCTTGCCTGCTGCAGCTAACGTCCCCAAGCCTCATCAGCATGGGTTACCCTGCGTTATAACCCCAGTACGTTCAGCCACGAGAGATGAACACACCGCACTTCGGGAGCCAGGCACTAGCCTAACGGAACCTGTTTAACTGGCTCAGCTCCAGCCATAAAACTGTCTCCCAGATCCAGTCCCCTAATTTACCAGCAGAAATCCTGGCCCCGATGGCTCATTAAATGCATGCAGAGCTGCTCCGGCTTTGTTCTGTTCTCTCACACTGCAGGCACATGCCTCTCCCGGCAGAGAGACGCTCACAACATGGGGACAGCCCGGCCCAGCGCAGACAGGTGCTGTGCAAACCTCCGGCACACACACAGCTGACCTGGCCTGcaggcccctccctctcccagtcTCACCCCACACCTTGGCCAATGCACCTTAGTCCAAACCTGCAGCACCTTGTGATGCTCCCGTCCTGCAGTCCCCATGCAGCATGGctagtgcccctcaatcccaacccacaccatcccccccacccccccccgaaGCCACTTCTGAGCAGAGAACAGCTGCAGGGTTGTAATGTGGATGAATATCAAACTGGGAACCAGGCTGAGACTCGTTTTCCCTGCGCCACAATCAGGATTCAGCTCCCGTTTCCAGAGGCCAAAGGCTGGACCCTCAACCCAGCGGAACCCTGAGGATAGCTCTAGAAAGGGGTTCTGTCCTCCACTCTCTTGCCATCGCTGCCCTTTCGCGGGTGCCCCCACAGCTGCACCCTGGGGGGGCTAGGATCAGTGTTActctgtgacgatgtgactcagcagggaggggggagtgttgacctgggaatgtgccctggggaggggagacctgagagcctgtcacctgagccaggagggggagggggaggtaacacctctgcccagaaatgtgaacagaggctgcagcagggaacctgctgggtgggtttagttggcagtttgggggctggggagaggaacacagggaaccccagggctggggtctaagctccctgctcccccagaaggacgtgattgaggggtcctggttgtacccacaagctctgttgtggactgtgttcctgttgtccaataaaccttctgttttactggctggctgagagtctcagtggatcccaggaagaggggtgcagggcctggactcccccacactccgtgacaactggtggcagcggtgggatctactgcaccccgtgaacggcgcttcctgcagtaagtgactggggaacagtaaaacgaaggggaattgacggggaccaggcgtgctgaagattcagagagagacggtttcggggggcggttaacccctgggaatgtgtgaccagagagaaagacttttgcagtaacagggtcccccgggggattgcagcgagtggtcccaggggcggaggagtctgcagctcgaccctggcaaagaggtggtgacctcaagaaggactggcacactaagggcttttcctggaaaccgtgggaagctgcccggcctgcgagtggccagcagggagatgtacactaaacgccttaagagtgacctggtggagctgtgcaggcagagggggctgcgcatcgggaggtccaccaaggaacaactgattgcccagttggaggagagggatcgcttggatgacccgatccctgtccctgaggggagccgcccggcagacgcagcgtgggccctggggcctgaccgggctgggaggggtcagactgctgccgaggacatcccgagacccttcctacctatgtctgggggaggggttgggggaagcccagcgaataccgagggcaccctgaccccagcacccagcaggggatcctcccggcggagctccccatccctggagcagaggcggctggaatgggagagggagatgaaaatgagggagctggaggatcatgaaaaacaacgtcaacatgaggagaaacaacgtcaacatgagcaggaggagaaggagaaacaacgtcaacatgagcaggaggagaagaagagggaacatcaggagaaggagaaacaaagacagcacgaactggagctggccaggctgaggagcagtggggccccggctctggtgagtgaggggggacccaagactgcaaggaactttgataagtgcttcctggcccagcggaaggagggggaggacatagatagcttcctgacggcctttgagaatgcctgtgacctgcacagggttgaccctgcagacaggctccagtttctcacccccttactggaccccaaagccgtggaggtgtacagccggatgacagggccggaggcaggggactatgaactgttcaaacaggccctgctccgtgagtttgggctgacccccgagatgtaccggagaaggttccggagtcagcgtaaaacgcctgaggtcacctacctacaactggtcaaccggatgcaggggtatgcccgcaagtggacagctggggcccgagctaaagaggacctgcttgacctaattgtactggagcaactgtatgaacagtgcccttccgacctgaggctgtggttggtggacaaaaagctcgagaacccccagcacgcagggcagctggccaacgagtttgtgaacagtcggtcagggggtagccgggaggagtcccaaaagaacaggccccccccgatgcagagagtgagtcaccagggggcctcccagcggggaaatagggagaaccccctcccaaggggaacgcctggcgtcgggtccctccgacccgctcgaggggaccaacgtgacctgagctgctatcactgtggccagagaggccacgtacggtcccagtgccctgggctcagggacaaactgagcagacccaacctacccagggttaactgggtagggacccagctggacgaggggcagacgacccaggaaaggggggctaccagtttaccacctgccccggagggaagagtaccccaggccagctccaccagagggctggaggctctggactcagggtgctcagtttacagggtgggcgcggggctgtccctccggagagagtgccttgttcccctggaggtggatgggaggaaggtcaatggatactgggatacgggcgcggaggtgacgctggcccggcccgaggtggtggccccagatcgggtggtgcccaacacctacctgaccctgacaggagtgggcgggaccccatttaaggtgcccgtggcaagggtacacctgaaatggggggccaaggagggccccaaggatgtgggggtacaccaccatttgctcactgaagttttgatggggggagacctagaggactggccaagcaagccccagaccgccctggttgtgacccgtagccagagccggcgagggccactgctccctgacctcggggagggtaccgcaccggaggcgcaggaccctaccctggtgggaagggagggccgaggggcacggctcagagaggctgaggcctcagacctggccactgagggggaaccggtccccatcccttccccagccgctgagttccaggccgagttgaggaaagatccctccttgcggaagctcagggacctggccgacctcggtgtgggacggaccatgaggagaggctgccaggagaggttcctgtgggagaaggggttcctataccgagaatgggctcccacaagggaagtagagtcctgtgggatcaggaggcagctggtggccccccagaagtatcgccgcaagctcctgtacctggcccatgacatccccctcgcagggcaccagggaatccggcgcacccggcagaggttgctacagaacttttactggcccggggtctttaccacggtccggcagtattgccgatcctgtgacccctgtcagagggtggggaaggcccgggacaaggggaaagcggctttgagacctttgcccatcatagaggagcctttccagaaggtggccatggacatcgtggggcctctcagcaagacgacccggtcggggaagaaatacattctggtggtggtagattttgccacccgctaccccgaggcagtgcccttagcttccattgaagcagacaccgtggccgatgcgctcctgaccattttcagctgagtggggttccccaaggaagacttgacagaccaaggctccaacttcatgtcggccctgctccggtgcttgtgggagaaatgtggggtccggcacgactgggcctcagcttatcacccccagtccaacgggctggtggagaggtttaacgggacgctaaagatgatgctgaaaacctttatgaaccagcacccgcaagattgggacaagtacttacctcacctgctgttcgcgtacagggaggtgccacaggagtctaccggattttcgcctttcgaactgttatatggaaggagggtgaggggccccctggacctgatgagagacgagtgggaggggaaggccactcccgatggagagtcagtggtggagtatgtcctgatcttccgagagagacttgctgaactcatgggcctggccagggagaatctggccagagcccagaagaagcagaaggtctggtatgaccgcatggcgcgggcccgtgcctacgccaccggggatccggtgatggttctcatcccagtgagaaagaacaaactacaggccgcctgggagggccctttcaaggtcgtcaagcagctcaatgaggtaaactatgtggtggagctgtcgaaccgggcgcaccaccgccgggtgtaccatgtgaatatgatgaagccatattatgccagggggaatgtggtgttggccgtgtgtggacagtgggaagagcagggagatgaccctttagtagatctattccctgggaccagagctggctcccccctggaaacaattcccctctcggatcagctaacccttgcccagcaagctgaggtcagggaggcactgcatccgtaccgacagctgttttccaaccagcctggacgcactaatctgactgtccaccgggtgcagacagggtcgcacccgctgataagatgctcccccttccgagtcacagggaaaactgctcaggacctggaaagagaggtccgggacatgctggctttgggggtgatccagccatctgccggtggtgctggtccccaaaaaggacgggtcggtccggttctgtgtggactatcggaagctcaatgccatcactgtatctgatgcctaccccatgcccaggccggaagaactcctagacaagctgggaggagctcggtacctcaccaccatggaccttacaaagggctactggcaagtgccgctggatgcagatgcccggctgaaatcggcctttatcagccctctggggctctatgagttcctgaccctgccgtTCGgtctcaagggagcgccggccaccttccagcgcctagtggaccagctcctgagggggatggagagttttgccatggcgtatattgatgacatctgtgtctttagccagacctgggaggaccacgtgtcccaggttagacaagtgctggaccaactccagggggctgggctgactgtaaaagcggagaagtgcaaggtggggatggcggaagtgtcttacctgggccatcgggtggggagcagccgcctaaagccggaaccagccaaggtggaggtgatcagagactggcccgctccccacaccaaaaagcaggtccaagcctttattgggatggcaggatactaccgaagatttgtgccccactttagcgccatagccacccccatcactgagctatgcaagaaggggaagccagacaaggtggtctggaccaagcagtgccaggtggctttccgggcgctgaaggaggctctggtcagtggcccagttctggcgaacccggactttgacaaggcctttgtggtgttcaccgacgcctccgacacgggactgggggcggtgttaatgcaggaggatgaaaagggggagagacaccccatcgtgtacctgagcaagaagttgctaccccgggagcaacactacgcggccatcgagaaggagtgcctggccatggtgtgggccctcaagaaa is from Caretta caretta isolate rCarCar2 chromosome 12, rCarCar1.hap1, whole genome shotgun sequence and encodes:
- the DBNDD1 gene encoding dysbindin domain-containing protein 1 → MEAPGGAGIPERIKEPQTLERAAGIPAHGPVEEPPSPPAEEQGGVPIPSSGLLQVAERRQPLSSVSSLEVHFDLLDLTELTDMSDQELAEVFADSDDENVASESPAGLHPPPLPRAGCLRSPSWTRTKGEQGREKKHLSDSELQAGIVDTFLAVERPQED